In the Phaeobacter gallaeciensis genome, one interval contains:
- a CDS encoding TRAP transporter large permease: protein MLESFLGFIAVFVLVLLRIPIAFAMGFVGMIGLIYETSYRAAISMVGRLIIDTAQDYGLSVIPLFILMGLFVNKGGISRELYRVSNAFLGHFRGGLAMATIVACGGFAAICGSSLATAATMAKVAMPEMRKYGYADGLSSASIAAGGTLGILIPPSVILVIYGLLTETSIGKLFIAGIVPGFLGVLFYLAAVRLTVMRNPEAGPAGTRATWGERLQALSHVWAVLLLFFLVIGGLYGALNFWPLNLAFSPTEAAGMGAMGAFLIALARGNLNWRSIREVLGETALTTASLFAVLIGAWVFSNFVNLAGLPEGLLALVTSLDLGPWVVMILIILIYLGLGCIFESMSMLLLTVPIFFPLITSLGFDPVWFGIVVVVVIEISLITPPVGLNVFILKGVVGDVSTATIFRGVTPFWLMDILRLILLLAFPTLVLFLPSQM from the coding sequence ATGCTTGAATCCTTCCTTGGCTTTATCGCCGTCTTCGTTCTGGTCCTGCTGCGCATCCCGATTGCCTTTGCCATGGGTTTTGTCGGCATGATCGGGCTGATTTACGAAACCAGCTATCGCGCTGCGATTTCGATGGTCGGGCGCTTAATCATCGACACCGCACAGGACTATGGGCTCAGCGTCATTCCCTTGTTCATCCTGATGGGGCTTTTCGTCAACAAGGGTGGGATCAGTCGCGAACTCTACCGCGTCTCGAACGCCTTTCTGGGACATTTCCGTGGCGGTCTGGCCATGGCCACAATCGTGGCCTGCGGTGGGTTTGCGGCCATCTGCGGATCCTCTCTGGCAACGGCGGCAACCATGGCCAAGGTGGCCATGCCGGAAATGCGCAAATACGGATATGCAGACGGTCTTTCCAGTGCCTCCATCGCGGCGGGCGGCACCCTGGGCATTCTCATTCCGCCCTCGGTGATCCTGGTCATCTACGGGCTGCTCACGGAAACATCGATCGGCAAGCTGTTCATCGCGGGCATCGTTCCCGGCTTCCTTGGCGTCCTGTTCTACCTTGCGGCCGTGCGCCTGACCGTGATGCGCAACCCAGAGGCAGGCCCTGCCGGGACGCGTGCCACATGGGGCGAACGCCTGCAGGCGCTCAGCCATGTCTGGGCCGTTCTGCTGCTGTTTTTTCTGGTCATCGGCGGCCTTTACGGAGCGCTCAATTTCTGGCCGCTGAATCTCGCCTTTTCCCCGACCGAGGCCGCAGGCATGGGGGCAATGGGCGCCTTCCTGATCGCTCTGGCCCGGGGCAACCTGAATTGGCGAAGCATTCGCGAAGTCCTGGGCGAGACGGCTCTGACCACGGCCTCGCTCTTTGCGGTTCTTATAGGGGCCTGGGTGTTTTCCAACTTCGTCAATCTGGCCGGTCTGCCCGAAGGGCTACTAGCGCTGGTCACATCGCTTGATCTGGGGCCCTGGGTCGTGATGATCCTGATCATATTGATCTACCTCGGCCTCGGCTGCATCTTTGAAAGCATGTCGATGCTGCTTCTGACCGTACCGATTTTCTTTCCCCTGATCACATCGCTGGGGTTCGATCCGGTCTGGTTCGGGATCGTTGTCGTCGTCGTGATTGAAATCAGCCTGATCACGCCTCCCGTCGGCCTGAATGTCTTCATCCTCAAAGGGGTGGTTGGTGACGTTTCGACCGCTACCATCTTTCGCGGCGTGACGCCTTTCTGGCTGATGGATATCCTGCGCCTGATCCTGCTACTCGCCTTCCCTACGCTTGTGCTGTTCTTGCCAAGTCAAATGTAG